A genomic stretch from Ooceraea biroi isolate clonal line C1 chromosome 3, Obir_v5.4, whole genome shotgun sequence includes:
- the LOC105286443 gene encoding uncharacterized protein LOC105286443 isoform X2 has protein sequence MEQIAFIHIKFPQFLHRDSIFRGLHLNGLKKPPVLQRRMHEDEKKTETVSGSSSTQVLTYMRVACTDTHVMWARLLGDTVRPCGVTSQR, from the exons ATGGAACAAATAGCTTTTATTCATATCAAATTTCCTCAATTCTTGCATCGAGATTCGATATTCCGAG GACTGCACTTGAATGGGTTAAAGAAGCCGCCCGTGCTTCAAAGAAGGATGCACGAGGACGAGAAGAAGACGGAGACGGTTAGCGGATCTTCTTCTACGCAGGTACTTACGTACATGCGGGTCGCGTGTACGGATACTCACGTAATGTGGGCCCGTTTGCTGGGAGATACCGTAAGACCTTGCGGTGTTACGTCACAGCGATAG
- the LOC105286443 gene encoding uncharacterized protein LOC105286443 isoform X1: MNGGNSVKRPAYDSGVVHPCACATPARLRYPSFDRVTSPSSLEDSPSYRINDSTGCDVCLSVVSPRRGNPIASIFSFGGGHEPNSEGGDFLSNMYNSPLINNRQGKVGRHCVSIDKHQTRLHLNGLKKPPVLQRRMHEDEKKTETVSGSSSTQVLTYMRVACTDTHVMWARLLGDTVRPCGVTSQR, translated from the exons ATGAATGGAGGAAATAGCGTAAAGCGGCCTGCGTACGATTCGGGGGTGGTGCACCCCTGCGCATGTGCGACTCCCGCGCGACTTCGCTACCCTTCCTTCGATCGCGTTACCAGCCCGAGTTCGTTGGAGGATAGTCCATCTTATCGGATAAACGATAGCACAGGCTGCgatgtctgtctgtctgttgTTTCCCCCCGCCGCGGAAACCCCATTGCCTCCATTTTCTCTTTCGGTGGCGGACACGAACCAAATAGCGAGGGCGGCGATTTCTTATCAAACATGTACAACTCTCccttaataaataatcgacaGGGCAAAGTGGGACGACACTGTGTTTCCATCGATAAGCATCAgactc GACTGCACTTGAATGGGTTAAAGAAGCCGCCCGTGCTTCAAAGAAGGATGCACGAGGACGAGAAGAAGACGGAGACGGTTAGCGGATCTTCTTCTACGCAGGTACTTACGTACATGCGGGTCGCGTGTACGGATACTCACGTAATGTGGGCCCGTTTGCTGGGAGATACCGTAAGACCTTGCGGTGTTACGTCACAGCGATAG